A portion of the Salminus brasiliensis chromosome 11, fSalBra1.hap2, whole genome shotgun sequence genome contains these proteins:
- the exo5 gene encoding exonuclease V isoform X1: MLWGCVSKNSVAQQITPLPLSYDIMLETGVRFPVRVTVLRYTNKSPCARLLTPHWPTPVIQVTFIAEGLEQRSLKTDEERGEKRKKTVEVVRSPLLRFMKRHLSVTLLCEQTWCELKLQYGILPPQVRKTDKQRVEIQTGASIHLARELEVHAVVPINTHSREDSFAIRLLNVLLMMPTLESGQCVREFPVFGVLEGVCVMGVIDELSYNQKGELVLNELKTRRQDSLPGDAQAVGHCFQVGLYKLLFDALIKSEVRREHIVDHFKLRASPALGAEVQAHAARIGIQVATFGELVDTFFMVLSCSDVPCIDLLQVEYRHQDSSSLIGTRVVPFDEAQLRADLRGYLAYWTGQREPRGVDIEEAWKCRMCPYQEICDWRKNRSQAPETLHTNKRIK; encoded by the exons atgctgtggggctgtgtctCTAAAAAcagtgtggcacaacagataacaccactgccactgagctacgatatcatgttggagactggggttcgattcccagtccgggtgactgtgctgcgctacaccaataagagtccttgtgcAAGACTTTTAACACCACATTGGCCCACccctgtaatacaagtaacctt CATTGCGGAAGGGCTGGAGCAGAGAAGTCTTAAAACAGacgaggagagaggagagaagaggaagaaaaccGTTGAGGTTGTCCGAAGCCCTCTGCTGCGCTTCATGAAGCGTCACCTGAGTGTAACCCTGCTGTGTGAGCAGACCTGGTGTGAGTTGAAGCTCCAGTATGGCATCCTACCTCCTCAAGTCAGGAAAACAGACAAGCAGCGGGTGGAGATTCAGACTGGCGCCAGTATTCACCTGGCAAGAG AGTTGGAGGTTCATGCAGTCGTTCCTATTAATACCCACAGCAGAGAGGATTCTTTTGCCATTAGATTGCTTAATGTCCTACTCATGATGCCCACATTGGAATCAG gccAGTGTGTGCGTGAGTTTCCAGTGTTTGGTGTATTAGAAGGCGTGTGTGTTATGGGAGTCATTGATGAACTGAGTTATAACCAGAAGGGGGAGCTAGTGTTGAACGAGCTGAAGACCCGCAGGCAAGACTCTCTCCCTGGAGACGCACAGGCCGTTGGCCACTGCTTTCAG GTGGGCTTGTATAAGCTTCTGTTTGATGCACTGATCAAAAGCGAGGTGAGGAGGGAGCACATAGTGGACCATTTCAAACTGCGAGCCTCCCCGGCACTTGGAGCAGAGGTCCAGGCGCATGCTGCGAGAATCGGGATTCAGGTTGCCACCTTTGGTGAGCTGGTGGACACTTTCTTCATGGTCCTGTCCTGTTCTGACGTGCCGTGCATCGATCTCCTCCAGGTGGAGTACCGTCATCAGGATTCTAGCAGCCTAATCGGCACCAGGGTGGTCCCCTTCGACGAGGCACAGCTACGGGCCGACCTGCGGGGCTACCTGGCCTACTGGACGGGCCAGAGGGAGCCCAGAGGAGTAGATATAGAGGAAGCATGGAAGTGCAGGATGTGTCCGTACCAGGAGATTTGTGACTGGAGAAAGAACAGATCACAAGCCCCTGAGACTCTTCACACCAACAAGAGAATCAAATGA
- the exo5 gene encoding exonuclease V isoform X2, translating to MMESQSEEWDDISDSELLDIQLDQSCTEEPPKPCSSEPGTRKDTVNKGSITSLPSGHSIAEGLEQRSLKTDEERGEKRKKTVEVVRSPLLRFMKRHLSVTLLCEQTWCELKLQYGILPPQVRKTDKQRVEIQTGASIHLARELEVHAVVPINTHSREDSFAIRLLNVLLMMPTLESGQCVREFPVFGVLEGVCVMGVIDELSYNQKGELVLNELKTRRQDSLPGDAQAVGHCFQVGLYKLLFDALIKSEVRREHIVDHFKLRASPALGAEVQAHAARIGIQVATFGELVDTFFMVLSCSDVPCIDLLQVEYRHQDSSSLIGTRVVPFDEAQLRADLRGYLAYWTGQREPRGVDIEEAWKCRMCPYQEICDWRKNRSQAPETLHTNKRIK from the exons ATGATGGAGTCGCAGAGTGAAGAGTGGGACGACATCAGCGACTCTGAACTCCTCGATATCCAGCTAGATCAGTCCTGCACAG AAGAACCACCTAAGCCATGCAGTAGCGAACCAGGCACAAGGAAAGACACTGTGAATAAAGGCTCCATCACTTCCTTACCATCAGGTCACAG CATTGCGGAAGGGCTGGAGCAGAGAAGTCTTAAAACAGacgaggagagaggagagaagaggaagaaaaccGTTGAGGTTGTCCGAAGCCCTCTGCTGCGCTTCATGAAGCGTCACCTGAGTGTAACCCTGCTGTGTGAGCAGACCTGGTGTGAGTTGAAGCTCCAGTATGGCATCCTACCTCCTCAAGTCAGGAAAACAGACAAGCAGCGGGTGGAGATTCAGACTGGCGCCAGTATTCACCTGGCAAGAG AGTTGGAGGTTCATGCAGTCGTTCCTATTAATACCCACAGCAGAGAGGATTCTTTTGCCATTAGATTGCTTAATGTCCTACTCATGATGCCCACATTGGAATCAG gccAGTGTGTGCGTGAGTTTCCAGTGTTTGGTGTATTAGAAGGCGTGTGTGTTATGGGAGTCATTGATGAACTGAGTTATAACCAGAAGGGGGAGCTAGTGTTGAACGAGCTGAAGACCCGCAGGCAAGACTCTCTCCCTGGAGACGCACAGGCCGTTGGCCACTGCTTTCAG GTGGGCTTGTATAAGCTTCTGTTTGATGCACTGATCAAAAGCGAGGTGAGGAGGGAGCACATAGTGGACCATTTCAAACTGCGAGCCTCCCCGGCACTTGGAGCAGAGGTCCAGGCGCATGCTGCGAGAATCGGGATTCAGGTTGCCACCTTTGGTGAGCTGGTGGACACTTTCTTCATGGTCCTGTCCTGTTCTGACGTGCCGTGCATCGATCTCCTCCAGGTGGAGTACCGTCATCAGGATTCTAGCAGCCTAATCGGCACCAGGGTGGTCCCCTTCGACGAGGCACAGCTACGGGCCGACCTGCGGGGCTACCTGGCCTACTGGACGGGCCAGAGGGAGCCCAGAGGAGTAGATATAGAGGAAGCATGGAAGTGCAGGATGTGTCCGTACCAGGAGATTTGTGACTGGAGAAAGAACAGATCACAAGCCCCTGAGACTCTTCACACCAACAAGAGAATCAAATGA